A section of the Apodemus sylvaticus chromosome 10, mApoSyl1.1, whole genome shotgun sequence genome encodes:
- the Krt12 gene encoding keratin, type I cytoskeletal 12 isoform X1 gives MKSLDGGEMYFTSPFTLMCKVALVKYQCFRTPFTCLPLLSQIVSASISNAQVLLQIDNARLAAEDFRMKYENELALHQTVEADINGLRRVLDELTLARADLEAQIENLTEELAYLKKNHEEELQSFQAGGPGDINVEMDAAPGVDLTKVLNEMRAQYEAMADQNRKDAEAWFLEKSGELRKEISSSTEQLQSSKSEVTDLKRMVQNLEIELQSQLAMKSSLEGSLAETEGGYCCQLSQVQQLIGSLEEQLQQLRADAERQNAEHQRLLGVKARLEMEIETYRRLLEGDNQGPK, from the exons ATGAAGAGTTTGGATGGTGGGGAAATGTACTTCACGTCACCGTTTACTCTTATGTGCAAAGTGGCACTCGTGAAGTACCAGTGCTTTAGGACTCCGTTCACGTGtctccctctgctctcccagaTCGTTTCTGCCAGCATCAGCAATGCCCAGGTCCTCCTGCAGATCGACAACGCAAGGCTGGCTGCGGAGGACTTCAGGATGAA GTATGAGAACGAGCTGGCCCTGCACCAGACTGTGGAGGCCGACATCAACGGACTGCGCCGGGTGCTGGACGAGCTGACCCTGGCCAGAGCCGACCTGGAAGCTCAGATTGAGAACCTGACTGAGGAGCTGGCTTACCTGAAGAAGAACCACGAGGAG GAACTCCAAAGTTTCCAGGCAGGTGGTCCCGGTGACATCAATGTGGAAATGGATGCCGCCCCTGGAGTGGACCTCACCAAGGTCCTCAATGAAATGAGAGCCCAGTATGAAGCCATGGCCGACCAAAATCGGAAAGATGCAGAGGCCTGGTTCCTTGAAAAG AGCGGAGAGCTCAGGAAGGAGATCAGCAGCAGCACGGAGCAGCTTCAGTCCAGCAAGAGCGAGGTCACCGACCTGAAGCGCATGGTGCAGAACCTGGAGATTGAACTCCAGTCCCAGCTCGCCATG AAGTCGTCCCTGGAAGGCTCGCTGGCTGAAACCGAGGGTGGTTACTGCTGCCAGCTGTCTCAGGTGCAGCAGCTGATCGGCAGCCTGGAGGAGCAACTCCAACAGTTGCGGGCTGATGCAGAGCGCCAGAATGCAGAGCACCAGCGGCTGCTGGGCGTCAAGGCTCGCCTGGAGATGGAGATCGAGACCTACCGCAGGCTGCTGGAGGGGGATAACCAAGG ACCCAAATAA